Within the Syngnathus scovelli strain Florida chromosome 6, RoL_Ssco_1.2, whole genome shotgun sequence genome, the region AGACCACTTTATTGTCATAATAATCATTTAATTTAATGATTGCAATTATTGCTCAGACAACTATGTATTGATCTTAAGTGGTTCTTAGAATTTGTACTTAATATAAGTTCAGTGATTGACAGAAAAGTATTTTTTATGTTGTACATTAAATACAGACTATTTTTCTGAACAATGTTTAACGCTGtggcttttgtttttatttccatgAATACGTTCTCATCCCCTGTGAAAGGCCGAGGAAGGAGACTCGGTTCCTTGTGGAGGGCCTCGGGGGGAATGCTGACCGGACGGGAAAAGCGGCGTAGGCCCGCTGGAATCTCCTCAAAGTCAAAATCAGCACGAGTACAGAGCCTTCGCCGTGGGAGAGGGGAACCGGGGAATAAGTCTGCATTGTTCAGAgtaccatttttgttttgttgttgttgtggtcaTCTTTTTCTTCTCACCTACAGTCGCTGACCCGCATTCGGCCCACCACAATGATCACACAAGCCCACCATTCAGCATTATAGCAGGACACAATTCTTCTGTTTCTATGGTACTAAAGGATTAAATTGTCAGTAAAGTATAGCAAATAGTTTAAATCAATTATAGAAAATAAAGGATTCTTATAAAATCAAATATAAATCCAATTGCTTTTCGCGTATTTCGACCTTTATCATCTTCCGTAGCCGACACTGTTTCCATAGTAACGATAACTCGTAAAAGTGGAAGTAAACGTTTGTCAACCAAGGTAAAATTGCGCGCCAATTGCCATTTTACGTGACGAGACGGAAAATGTGACAATTAAGtgtatttttgccaactgtGGCACAACTTTTAAAGAAACTTAGGCAGCTAACTAAATGAGTACTAGTCAGGTGAGAAGAACTAGACAATCAACGTCACAACATGTCGGAGGTGCTCCTCACATCTTCAGAAACGGAAGAGGAAGACGCCGATGAAGAGTATGAGGAGGAGGTTGGTGGTTATCTAAGTACACTACTGTAGTTTGAAGAAAGTTTTTGTTCACTTTAAAATTCAGTTTTGAAAACAACTGGGTCACACAAGTGCTAGCATAATGGCAAACCCCAAGTGGGCTAAAATTAGGTACAGTAAAATTTAGTTCCGGGAATAAGGATGTATGAAAGTAAGGAAAGAAGGAAGCTAGACAATGTATGATGGAAAGTAAAGAAGAAAGGATGGAAGGATGATGTAATGGAAGGAATTAAGTATGGGATGGTTTCAAATTAAGGGAAGAAGAATGGAAGGGAGGGAAATTGGAAGTAACATGTAGGGCGGGATTGAAGAACAGGAAAGTGGAGAAAATACTTTGCTCAAACTTATTATTAAGTTTCTCAAGAACCTAGTTTTTGGCCTATCACCTGTTCTTCAGCTTTTATTGATGTGTTTAATCATCTAAAATAActgctttgttttgattgacATCTTAACATCCATTTTGGGACTTCAGACCTCCGAAGAAATCCCAGCATCACTGCTCAGCTACTTTGAGCTCTCCAGAAGCCGAGCGGCAGCTTGTGAGAAGCTCGTCCTGGAGGACCTTGAATGTATGAATACCTCTTAGTTCTCTGTACAGAACTAACACGTGTACATTGATAAAGAAActctaacattttttttctcagaccTCACTGCATTACGAAGCACCGAACGAGTAACACAAGCAAACGTTGCTGTGGTCGATAAGGACACGGAGACAATAAATGAGACGGTAACTGTCTTTCATAACATGACCAAGATACTGACAAGTAAACAAACTGATAAGTTTATGTTTATTGTGTTAAAGGCCACCTCTTCCAGGAAAAAGAAACATACTGACTAAATTGGAGTTTATacaatatttattcatttatttatgacTGCTCTGATGCAGGCAGACACTTTTGATGACCAAAATGAAGACAACAGCGCCACCTCTGGCAGTGATGTGGACGAACAAGAGTTTTCAACTGTGCCCAACGACAGCCAAGGTACAATGCTGCAGGACTGTAAATGCCCACAAGACGGCGCCACAACACAAGCGTGGTGTCTTAGTCATCTTTTTGCAGATGTGGGTAGAAGTGAGCTCCATCTGGACATGGAGCGTAGGAAACGAGAGGAACGAGAGTTTGAGGAGGAGCTACAGAGGATAATTGAGATGGGAAAGGTGAGTTGAAGAAATGTTTTTAGCTAAATACAGGAACAACATCTTGTTTTTCTCTTTTGCAGCTGCGTCGGAAGGAGGCTGATATGATGGAGTTAAAGGCTCAGGAAAAGCTTGAGCGGGAGTTGCAGCTCCAACAGGTTGGTCATGTTGAGGAAATCTAAAAAGTGAAGAATTATTTACAATGTATTGATCCAACAGGAGCGACTCAATGACATGAAACAACAAGTGGAGGAGGAGTTGAAAAAGAGCAAAGAGGAGCAGAGGAGCCTGGTGCAGCgacaggaggaagaggaaaagaaaaggaaagataaagagAGGCAGAAAAGGATAGAAGAGAATCTGAAAGAGCAGCAGCGAGAGGATGAGAAGAGGAAAGAGGAAGCGAGGAAGCAAATAGAGGAAGAAGAGAGGATGAAAGAAAAGGGAAGGATAGGAACAGAAAGTAAAccgaaagaggaagaggaaataACTGGAAGCaaggaggaaaaagaggaaaCAAAGGCCAAAAGGGAGGAAGAGAGGAGGAGGCAGGAAGACAAACGAGTGCAAGAAGAACTGAGGATGAACAAGGAGGAAGACAaaaggcagaaaaatgggaacctcatggaagaagagcaactgacgaggaaggaggaggaggaggacaagaGAAAGCAGGCAGAGAGGAAGGCAAAAGCAGAGGAAGTCCGGAGAAAGAAGATAGTGGAAGTGGAAAGAACAAGGATGGAGGAGAAAGAGGAGAAAACAAACCGGGAGGAAGAGGAAATGAGAAAACTGGAGGCAGAAGTGATGCAAATCAAAGAAGAGTTGATggcaaaggaggaggaggaaggggggagcaaAAAGGAAGTTCACAAACATATGGAGGAGGTGGAAAAGAGGAGGAGAGTGGTAGACCAAGTGGAGAGTACAAGGGGAGAGACGAAACCCAGGGAAATTGAGAATGAAATAAAGAAGAAGAGTGAGCACACGGAAGAAACCAGCCAAAAAACCGAGGAAGAGAACAAGAGGACAAAAGAAGCTGTaaaggaaaaagaagaagaaaaggagaCCAAACAAACGGAAGAAGAAGCAAGGGGAAAGAAAAAGGGCGATGGGGAAATGAGGAGAAAGACGGATGACGTGGAAAGGATGACAAAGCGAGTGGAGCAACATCCAGAGCAAGGAGAGAAAAGGACAGAGGAGAatgaagagaaagaaaaacCAAACCAAGATGAAAGGCTTACAATTAGACTCTCCAGAATTGAAATGGACAGGAACATTCAGGAGAACATTCATGTGAGCATCCATCAAAACATCCCCAAGAACACCCAACAGAACATCTGTGACGACATCCATGTGAACATTCATGACAACATGCATCAAAAGGACATCACTCAAAATATCCTTCAGAACCAGCATGAGAACATCCACCAGAACATCAATGAAAACAAACCTCATAATATTTGCAAGAACATTCAGAACATCCATGAGAACATGCAGGAGAAAATCCATCTGAACATCAATGAGGATTTTCAGAGCTTCCATGAGAACATTCAGGAGAACACCAAAGAGAACATTCAGGGAAACATCCATTCAAACATCCACGAGAACACCCACGAGAACATCAAAGAAAACATTCAGGAGAACATCCATGAGAACAACCATGCAAACATTACGGAGAACATCTGTCTGAACATCCAGCAGAACATCTATGAGAATATTCAGGAAAACATCCAGCAGAGCATCCATGAGAACATTCAGGAGAACATCAAAGAGAACGTTCAGGAAAACATCCAACCAAACGTCCATGAGAAAATTCAGGAGAGCATCCATGAGAACATCCATGAGAACATTCATGAGAACATTCAGAACAGCAAAGATAACATCCATGAGAACATTCCGGAGAACATCCATCAGAACATCAATGAGAACAACCATGGGAACATTCTGGAGAACATCCGTCCAGACATCCACGAGAACCTTCACCAGAACTCCTCAAGCCAAACCTGGCTCACCGAGCTAATGGATCAAAGTAGGCTTTCTTGGATGAAAGTACGCATTCCCTGGTCGGAAATACAGAACAGGAGCAGACGAAGAAGTTCTGTCGGGTCCAGGAGAGAGTCCAGGCGCTCCGCTCGGGACAATGACCTTCCTCCGCTTTGTCCTGACACGCTGCTGCAGGCTGCAGGCAGGGATTCCCTGCAGGAGGTATCCCACTCAAGTCCTGTTCCCACCAAAACCAGCACTTGAATTTGTAATTGGAATTGATGACGCCATTTTGTTTCTTCCAGGTGACCATCTTGGTTCTGGAGAACTTCCCAGGCTGTAATTTGTCCACTCTGTCTCAGTGCGTACGACTCCAGTCTCTCACGCTGAGAAGATGCGGCCTCAAAGTTTTGGAAGGAATCAACCAATTAGCGGAGCTATGCTACGTCGACGTGCAGGTGAACGCCATTTTGAATGATGTCCATTTTGTCAAagtaaaaatgttatttttagatctttttttttcatggtagGAAAATGACATCTCAATGGTGGATTGTGAGAATATGACTGGCCTGAGAGTTCTCAAGATGGGCCACAACAAGCTGACATCCATTCACGGCCTTAGCGGAGCAGAGAACTTGGACGTTCTAGAACTTTCGCACAACTCTATTACACGCATtggtaaacacttttttttggaatgacaaaatgtttttgggtCCATCGCTACCTAATTCAGAAAAGCACATTTATACATTTATAAAATTCGACCTTTGCTGCACTGTCCATGATtctccacaagagggcagtgtTACAATAATTATGCCTCCATTTTGCTCGCCGATGCAAAATGACCTAACTCCTTGACTTCTTGAGTAATTGATCATGTCGGACTCTCAAGAAGTACTTAAAATACTAAACTTGTgtctgcattttattttttcaacgcATGCCGCAAAATTCCACACTTTTTAGCATTTGTGAAACCAAAATTAGAATTGAGTGTAACTTGATTTGTTTCCTATCTTCTAGCTGGTCTCGGCTCCTTGAGGAGACTCCAACGTTTGTCTTTGGACCACAACCAGCTTGTGAGTACTAAAGGGCTGAAGGACGTCTGCACCCTGTTGCACCTTGACTGCTCCCACAACCACCTGGTTGGCGTGGAGTCTTTGGAGAGCAACGTTCTACTCCGTACGTTGGACCTGACCGACAACAGCCTCACTGAGGTACTATTGACCTTTATTCATCTTGAGCTATCGTTTGCATTTCCACTTTTTTCTTTGATTGCAATTAAAATAGATAAatattgcaattaaaaaaataaagtagttaaacaaaatagaattttaaaaataattcatgtAAAATAGACATATTTTTAGGGGGGTATTCTTACCAAAATTTGAACAGACTGTAAGCTACAAAATaattattacattttttaaaaaataaaataaaaatcactcaAGTAAATATGTTTACTATAatgacaaaaccaaataaaaaaagtcaGCAAGCTACaagaaccatttttttttctgtagaaaaaaaattaagtgccggatatttaaaaacaaatcaaaatttattttgttgattttaatttgaaataaaataaataaaatatttaatcaaaataaacatttcgtcaatatttttgtttatttgcaaAGAGAAATAGTCTGGTCATTGTTGATGATTCACATTAATCTAGcaattgaaaaaaatgaaagagcaTATCTAAAAATGTTAAAGCAATAATTGGGCAATGGCGTCATTCCAAGCAATTAACAAGACAAATACAAGAACATATTAGCGGCCTAATTACTTAATGAAACGCTACTTTTCTGCCCGGCTGGACCGTCTGACATTGACGGATGGACCCCACTTAGCGGCAGCCCGCTAACGTTGTTGTaacccacccccacctcccatcgCTAAGTGACAACCGGGCTGTGTTCCTCCATTCCAGCCGCCCGCTCTGCTGGACCACGTCCTCCTCGGGGAGCTTcacatggacgacaacagcctggGCTCCTTGCGTTGCCTACTCGCCGCCTCGTGGCTGCCCCACTTGCACACGCTCACGCTGGCACGCAACAGGTAATCaggaaaatggaaaataatcttCAAATATTCAATTCAATTGAGATGCTTGAAGATTTCGTGGAAGGGGAAGTCTGTCTtgtatctttctttttttttttaaatcaacaatCAACAAAAGTCTACCAACAGATGTTTTCCATTAATATTCAAAGTTTCATATTAGagcaattatatttttttattgtaaccctcccgttttgccaaataatatcaccacaatattagaaacagctctCAGTGCATCGTCTATTAAATTGTGTACCTAATTAAGTGTCCGGGGATATGACACAACAAAAAGTGCCGTGTTcttaaagtgtgtgtgtttctttgcGTGTTCAAGGCTCACACACCTGCCTGACATGTCTGTTGCAGTATCGCTCGCTACCTTGGATCTGAGTTTCAACTGTCTATCAGGTAATTGAGCttcagcaccaaaaaaaaaaatggagatgttCTCGGTCCAATATGCCTAATAAGCAAAAAATGGTTTCCTAGATGTGGAGAATGTTTGTCGCGGCCTGCAAGGATGCTGCTCCCTGAATGAGGTGCACCTCGCTGGGAATCCTCTCCAACGGGAGAGTAGCTGGAGGTGAGAAGATGAAAAATCCATCAAGGTGTTATTTCTCACGTTGCCCATATACCCATTTATagtttgcaaaataaaattccCAAATTAATGCAGGACACATTCTGGATTATTTtgggaattatttttattttaaattcccCAAATTCCTATTCCACAGTTTCACACTCATAttaccaaaataaaaagacgttttacattatattttccttttttaagctgattttgatccatcattACAACTTTAAAAAGTTCATCTCGTTCACATTTTACTGACCGACTCTGATTTTAGCTCCAGTCATCATACATTTAATTGAATCCAATGTCATTTTACTTCTGCATCATCTCTTTTGAAGCACAAAAATTAACGTCTGCATTTTTCGATGAGTTTATACGCTAAATATGCTCGTCTATGGGCGTAACTTGGATTCAAGCATTCTGTCATGGCAGCAGATCCAAAACTAGCTAAAGTAAGCTTGAAACTTCTTGCCAAAAAGGCCATTAATGCTTGCCTTAGGGATAATTGCGTTACGGATTTTTGTCTCTAACAGCAAACTCGAGGAGCCAAACACAAGCGGTACGACTTTTCTCGAGGATTGCGATCCCGAGGAGACGTTTTGTGCCTCCCTTTCAAACACTTCCCTGGTGTCTTGATAAAACCTCTCTGACGTTCTTCTGTCCAACCCAACAAAGGATTAAAGAATTACAAAACACTTAACATTAATTGTGACGCAATCTCATGAAAATGCTAATGAGCttctgttaccatgacaaccaggaTGCAGCTAGGGCGTTGTGATGAGGCGAGCTGTTACCGCGTTATTTGTGAATTTTTGCTGTGCAAATAAAAAGTAGATTTTCCATAACATGACCCCTTTAAATTGTGCTCGCCCCCTTTGCCATGAACTCAACGTGACCCCCGGCGGTGCCTAAAAGTGGAATTTACACTCTGTATTTCCACTCGCCTCGTCTTTTATCCGGAGCCAGTTAAAACAGCGACAAGCGTTGGAAATCTCATCGCCCCTGAAGAAAACACCCATCCCGATAAATTTAGCTTCCACCTTCTCTGTCGGCTTTCTGGAGGAAAGTCGTTTGTGAAATATGGGAAGAGGGAGGATGTGGATGATATGCAGGAGTGCGCCAAAGTCTTAGATGTGTTGTTTTAACAACGCTATGCTAAGTAGGCAGGCTATCACTCAGGAAAGCTCCGACCTCCtgggaaagaggaaaaaaaaaatatttgttatcTGTTTGTTAGCTATTTTGCGGTTCACGGAGAACGGCAAACTGATGGCCGCTACCGTTAGCATTCGTTAGCATCATTGTAGGCGAAGCATTTTGTATTTCTTATTGTGAAAATGAGAAGAAATAATgaggatgagattttttttttgtttgtttttccgttTTCTAACAGACCGGCTCACTTCAAATGATCTCATATGAGGTCGGAgagggttttatttatttagatttgCTGCTAGGTTTTGAAGAGTGCCAGACAACATGCCCGCAGGCACGCAACAGAATCCTCATCGCAAAAACACGGTCAGACCGTGGCAAACGACAGCGAGCTGTCAATCACAACCACAGAGGAAgttctttggaaaaaaaaaaaaagaccttgtgTTTAATGTTGTTGAACAGAAAGCAGCCTTTAGCAAAAATGTTAAGATCTCCTTTGAGATGTTGGCAGACTGATGTTAACCGATGTCAAAAATCTAAAGTGCTTTTGGGTTGACTGCGAGGAATAAAAATTTGAAGAAGGTTGACATAAAATTGGGCCGCCTAGTATGCAGAAATTAAACCAACATATTTTTCCACAAAacgtttgaatatttttttaattaaagaccTGGAGTGGCTGTTTTAAATATCGCGTTTCCTGATTGGGTAATTTTTTTCTGACTTAAATTTCCACAAAAACTCAAAAGCTGCCTCTCACGTTCGCCGGTTTATCGTATGTTACTCTGAGAATTTATCGTGTTTTAAAAAACTTTGTAGCCCAAGGGTGTGTTTTTCTTAAATTGTATTATCATTGACGTTCCCTAGCGTCCCGCAGACTTTCCATCTTCACATATTCCCACATTTGCACGGCCCGGAAAAGTCTGTTTCTCCGGCAGATAGTTGGGATTCCTCCGCTCGAACATCCTTAGCCTCGGGCCGCCATTTCGTGCGCCCCCGCGACCATTCAGACTGCCGCTCAGCGGGTCGCTTGCCCTCACGAGGCCCCGATACTTAACTAACAACACTTGTTAGACTTTTTTTACAAGCCCAGGACtactttttgtgtgcgtgtcatTACCATGATCGTAAAACAAActgactataaaaaaaaaaaagacgaactGGCAGATTATTGTGAAAGTTATTAATGATTGGAATGGCTTCTAGGAGATAACCAAGTTGTCCTTTGCTGTCAGATGCACTCTACAGGCAGCAGTGTCCAGTCTGAAGATCATCGACGGGACGGATTCAGACTTCCTCCCGACAGGCTCGGCTGTTGCTAGGCAGATCGACTCTGCCTCCGACGGTCTTCTCAGCTTGATCCGGACGCAACTCGAGCAGATTTTCGATTTACAACGGCAGCACATCGAGCAACTCAGGTAGATGCTAAATAATTTGAAGGAGCAttgccaaaatgtttcttttggggggaaattcaaTCCATAAAAGTCtagtggtatcggtacttggtatcggtactGGTGACTTCTCAAGGATTTTCTTCTGGTATCAGCCTGAAAAAAGTGATTCTAACATTCCTAATTATTGAGTTAACTCAATTCCAATCTTCACTTCCTTCTTGGCACTGAGTAGaaacatttcattttgatttttagTGCCAGGAAGTCTGAAAGCGATCATTTTCTAGCTGACCTTACCAGGTAATGGAGTAGCGCAGCAAGCGTGTGGTACAAAAGATAGCTTATCTTTTAAGTCCCTGTCTTGAGAGACCCGCGAGCCGGCCAGGAATGTCAGGACTACCTTCTTGTTATGTCTGATGCACAGGGTGTAGCGAGCCTTGAGACAACGTTCATCTATTTTCACAAGGCCTTCCATGTCGCCGGCCCGCGGTGCTTCTCGGACCACCAAGGCTTTAAAAACGCCGGTCAACTTTCCACCCGTCTCGGTGACCCGTCCAAATTACGACGCACAAAGGATAAAACGCGGCGTCGGCGACTCTCGTAGGTCACGCCGAGGACCGCCGTGGCTTGAGGGAGAGCCGCTAGCGTGGCTCACCCCTCACAGTTGGCCCTCGACTCCCCTCTGGCCACTGGACAATGAGCCAGTTTGTGGTCATACAGGGAACAGCGCCGCCATTTAACCTCTGGCCTGACCCGGTGTCACCGCGAGGCTTAGACGAGGTTGGGCGCTTTGCCCACACGCCCGTCCTGTAAAGGTGGAGGAACCATGTGGTCTGGCAGGGGTACAGTTTCACAACTTTACCCAACAGGACGTAGGATGAAAGAGAGCCTGCAGACAATATCACTTTTACTTTTAATAGTTGGTGCACACAAGACTGCTGCAAAGTGGTCCAATATGTTGGAGcgatactttaaaaaaatacagtgaGGACGTGTAAACCAAGAAGGCGGAAGGTTCACTAAAAGGCTgttgcgagaaaaaaaaaaaaaaatagaccaaTGGTTCCGATTCAAATTTTGGTGCCCATATCGTGAGCATCCCCCGTACCAATCGTGAGTCATTAAATAttattgttttgattttggGCTCTTATCAGTTTTCCTGTTACGATGACAACCCGATTTCATCTCCATCGATGAAGCTGCTGTTGGGGGCTAATACTTTCCCAACACTCCACTTTCCACTGTACTCCTCGAAATATTTCACCTCTTAAGACCAGTTTTATGTGTGAACCCCCAGTGAAACAGTGTCTCATTCTCGGAGTGACCCTGGAGTGAACCAGCAGGTAAAAGAAGGAAGGTCACAGGGGTCGCATCCCTTTGGACCTCCAGACTCTTCTCCCTCTATGTCCCACTGTGAGGGGAAGAGGCAGATCTTTGTGGAGCGGGACTTGGTCTACAGGTTATCCTAGAAGAAGCCCTCAGGCTAGAGGAGcgaaagaggagggggggggtcagGAACATGCTGCTAATAGATTCATTAAGTTTTCATTGAGGTGCCTTTGTAGCCACTAAATCCCCTCAATGAAAGAGTTTCTCACACACATACTTGGAGGTCCACGATTAAGTGTGTGGAGGCCGATGTTAGTCGTGATGACGTCATTCGTACGTAAGTGAGACCACGCTGGAGACTAGGGGTCGCCAATGTATTCCAAAGATTCGCTgacctgttctaaaaatagatcACCAGTGAGatgcctctatttttttttcgctGTTTTGCCATCCTTTTTTAAAATCAACCCGGTGTAAAAGTTTTCATTTACGCTGTTTATATAATAAATCCATCATGATGGACTGTATGTTCTTATTGATGTTTCTTCATGCAGTCATGCTGAAGAAGCTTCGCACCCGCTGGACGCCATCAAAATTTCCTGCGGGCATTTCGCGGAAGCTTTCCACCTGGCTGAGGAGCAGCGACGCTCCCTCGAGGATACCCACGACAGGCAAACGTCTCCCTTGGATGAAACTCAGGGTTCGCCCGTTGCCACCACAAGGTCTTTTGCGTCAGAAGATGAAGGCAGTCTCAATTCCGAGGCGGCAAGGAGCATCATGGCCCGGCACCGTGCGGCAACCATCATCCAGGTAATCATTTTGGTCTAAATTTTCTTTGTCACCTTCCTCCATTTATTATGAAAATGAATTATTAAATGAAGTATTATATTTATCACAATTTCATTTTCAATGTAGATCACCTGTAAACATGTTTTTCACTAGTTTGTGATGTCAAGGGCCTCGTACGTGCCGTGTAGCCTCGTTGCGCTAATCCTCCACAGGGCTCTTCTTGCAAAACGTGTGCAATTCAACACTTCCTGCAAATCTATTTTTCAACACGAACATATGTCAAATGAGGCCTTTGAGGTTcacgattgtgtgtgtgtgtctgtacatGTGTGTGCAAATAATAGAAAAGTTAAAAGTTTCTAAGTAGTTTCTCAGGGTGACTAAAATAATTGTCATTGTTTTGAGAAATATTACATTTATGAATTAAAAGGTTTGCACAAGAACATTTTGCAAGGCATGTGTGCGTTCATTTGTTGGGAAGGTACGTAGTGATTTATCAAATTCCAAAGAAGTGTGGTAGTCGGAGTCCCTCCTGTTCTCACTCCAATTCCCATGGGGACGCTTGAATTTAGAGGCACACTGGAGCTCCATTTGTCTTGGAGCAACCCGAAGTCACGGAGAGTtcagggggaggaaaaaaaatttaGGTTAACATGTTTTGTCTTTGGAATGGCCTAGCGAACGGTATTTTAGCGCTGTGAATCATGGagcgttttaaaaaaaacagttttgtgtgtgttccgcATCCAGGCACGATGGAGAGGCCTCACCTTGAGGAGGAGGCTGGCGGCCGCACTTGCCGCCGTCACGGCCCTGCAAAGTGACGACGATGCTTTTGAGGTGGTGGACGCGGAGGAGTTTGTCCTGGATGAGGTGTGTAACTAAAACAGCCTCAACAAAACTGTCCAATCCCACTCGCGATTAGTTATTTCAATCCCTTAATTATTCTTCCATCTGACAAATTAATATAGCTGAACCACAAGTACGGTGGCCTTAAAGGGTCAAGGGTGCATCGTTATTTGAATCTGTCAAAAGtcaacaggatttttttttttacctcctccCTGGTAAACATTTTGATTCTAAAATAATGTTATGCTAGTTTAAAATTTTATCACAGAGAATGTCGTTTTGAGTGGAAAGAGAAATTTAATTCATCGTTTTGTgatgatttgattcatattttttttttgtctatatcAAAAAGGCAATTCTGGACCAAGGCTGGACTTTATATGAAGATGCTCCTGCTAGAAGTTACTCAGCATCCAAACAGCAGTTGCTTAATGAGGTaaggttatatatatatatatatataaggccTTAATATTGATCCCCGATACTCTCACAATTCTTTTCTTGTGTCGAAGTATTCTCAACGGCGTGATTGGCTGTCCCTTTGTCATGTCTCTTATCGCCCCCTCAGGGGATTTCTTTTGCAACTGTCGCTGATTGATCTTCTGGAAAAACAtgccgtctttttttttcttctcaaggcctgatgtcatttttcacatagCTGTGTTTTCTCTGCCTTCATTTACCTCCCGTTGGATCTTTTCTTTGGCCAGCCGGCTCGCTTGTGCTGTACATCATGTGAGCCGTTTGGGTTCGGCTGAAACGGCCCAGCTGCTTTCGCGGCCCGGCTGGAGTAAGAATTGTTTGCATTCTAGCTCCCCGACTTTTATACGCAACATTCCCCGAGGCTTCTACCACCTCTGCCCACACGGAGGCATACGCAAGCCTGGGAAGTCAAAGAAAGTGAGGACAAGATGGTTTCACCACACAGCTCCAATAGGTAAGATGGGCAACTGCTAGCTAGCAAGCTGCAATGCCAGAAGCTAACGTTGACATCACCGCTCATGACCTCTGACTATCATCTTTGGAATTGGAAATAAGAAATTCATATACTTTTAGGAAAAAGTCTGCATCAACCTCTGTGGCAA harbors:
- the lrriq1 gene encoding leucine-rich repeat and IQ domain-containing protein 1 isoform X5; this encodes MERRKREEREFEEELQRIIEMGKLRRKEADMMELKAQEKLERELQLQQERLNDMKQQVEEELKKSKEEQRSLVQRQEEEEKKRKDKERQKRIEENLKEQQREDEKRKEEARKQIEEEERMKEKGRIGTESKPKEEEEITGSKEEKEETKAKREEERRRQEDKRVQEELRMNKEEDKRQKNGNLMEEEQLTRKEEEEDKRKQAERKAKAEEVRRKKIVEVERTRMEEKEEKTNREEEEMRKLEAEVMQIKEELMAKEEEEGGSKKEVHKHMEEVEKRRRVVDQVESTRGETKPREIENEIKKKSEHTEETSQKTEEENKRTKEAVKEKEEEKETKQTEEEARGKKKGDGEMRRKTDDVERMTKRVEQHPEQGEKRTEENEEKEKPNQDERLTIRLSRIEMDRNIQENIHVSIHQNIPKNTQQNICDDIHVNIHDNMHQKDITQNILQNQHENIHQNINENKPHNICKNIQNIHENMQEKIHLNINEDFQSFHENIQENTKENIQGNIHSNIHENTHENIKENIQENIHENNHANITENICLNIQQNIYENIQENIQQSIHENIQENIKENVQENIQPNVHEKIQESIHENIHENIHENIQNSKDNIHENIPENIHQNINENNHGNILENIRPDIHENLHQNSSSQTWLTELMDQSRLSWMKVRIPWSEIQNRSRRRSSVGSRRESRRSARDNDLPPLCPDTLLQAAGRDSLQEVTILVLENFPGCNLSTLSQCVRLQSLTLRRCGLKVLEGINQLAELCYVDVQENDISMVDCENMTGLRVLKMGHNKLTSIHGLSGAENLDVLELSHNSITRIAGLGSLRRLQRLSLDHNQLVSTKGLKDVCTLLHLDCSHNHLVGVESLESNVLLRTLDLTDNSLTEPPALLDHVLLGELHMDDNSLGSLRCLLAASWLPHLHTLTLARNRLTHLPDMSVAVSLATLDLSFNCLSDVENVCRGLQGCCSLNEVHLAGNPLQRESSWRCTLQAAVSSLKIIDGTDSDFLPTGSAVARQIDSASDGLLSLIRTQLEQIFDLQRQHIEQLSHAEEASHPLDAIKISCGHFAEAFHLAEEQRRSLEDTHDRQTSPLDETQGSPVATTRSFASEDEGSLNSEAARSIMARHRAATIIQARWRGLTLRRRLAAALAAVTALQSDDDAFEVVDAEEFVLDEAILDQGWTLYEDAPARSYSASKQQLLNELPDFYTQHSPRLLPPLPTRRHTQAWEVKESEDKMVSPHSSNRKKSASTSVASDSSERSEKILEEWGFTNRHTAELMLRRAQKMKSKRKPTGPSGHLEAWRNQPLTTYQLTVPNRLARRSTSATRVHQSEADLGRVRWDQTREWLRNQNALRHSKSEHFLPDISADAMGVGRRRHLAPVAARTEHQPSGLWTTNGSSDQACGANKNTPGLAVESTPHSSNSMQTFKSGLFSVRARPPSTEISDHPLHVPWVPGPPRLCRLLPPMVYTWNPSWLPASKEHYWDLQLFAPQKKRFIIAYLVVLYMMSQPSNGYEHNRCSNTRRQI